One Verrucomicrobiota bacterium DNA segment encodes these proteins:
- the gatC gene encoding Asp-tRNA(Asn)/Glu-tRNA(Gln) amidotransferase subunit GatC: MPTTHMDVKYVAHLARIALTPAEEQQLGAQLDDVLGYIEKLKEVDVSQVEPTAHAVPLVNVTRADEPRPGLAHEDALRNAPSELDGLFRVPRIVE; this comes from the coding sequence ATGCCGACGACGCACATGGACGTGAAATATGTCGCGCACCTTGCGCGCATCGCGCTCACGCCGGCGGAGGAGCAGCAACTCGGCGCGCAACTCGACGACGTGCTCGGCTACATCGAGAAGCTCAAGGAAGTGGACGTTTCGCAGGTCGAACCGACCGCGCATGCCGTCCCGCTGGTGAATGTGACGCGCGCGGATGAACCGCGCCCGGGCCTCGCGCATGAGGACGCGCTTCGCAACGCGCCTTCCGAACTTGACGGCCTTTTCCGCGTGCCGCGAATCGTGGAGTGA
- the gatA gene encoding Asp-tRNA(Asn)/Glu-tRNA(Gln) amidotransferase subunit GatA produces MLNHLTISELTTQLARRECSAREATQACLDQVARVDGRIRAFLSHDPADALAQADAADARLATGERGPLLGVPIAVKDVLAVKGQPLKCASKILGDFVAPYDATAIARLREAGAVLFGRLNMDEFAMGGSTENSASGPTFNPWDPSRIPGGSSGGSAAAVVADEAIATLGSDTGGSVRQPAALCGCVGLKPTYGRVSRYGLVAFASSLDQIGPCAKSVHDAATVLGAVAGHDPRDSTSVPEPVPDFGASLDGGIKGLKLGLPKEYFVGGLDPEVKSAVDSAVKQLASLGAEVVEISLPHTEYAIATYYIIATAEASANLARFDGVRYGAREDGADPVEMYCRTRGAGFGAEVKRRIILGTYVLSSGYHDAYYLRAQRVRTLIRRDFLRAFEQVDAIVTPVTPTVAFKVGEKCEDPLQMYLFDVFTLSCNLAGICGISVPCGFACSPKLPIGLQLLGKPFDEATILKLAHAYEQSTPWHKEKPPLAA; encoded by the coding sequence ATGCTGAACCACCTCACGATTTCCGAACTCACGACGCAGCTCGCGCGTCGGGAATGCTCCGCGCGTGAAGCCACTCAGGCGTGCCTCGACCAGGTCGCGCGGGTGGACGGCCGCATTCGCGCCTTCCTCAGCCACGACCCCGCGGACGCGCTTGCGCAGGCCGACGCCGCCGACGCGCGCCTTGCCACGGGCGAGCGCGGGCCCCTGCTGGGCGTGCCCATTGCGGTCAAGGACGTCCTCGCCGTCAAAGGCCAGCCGCTCAAGTGCGCGTCGAAAATCCTCGGCGATTTCGTCGCGCCTTACGACGCGACCGCCATCGCGAGGCTTCGAGAAGCGGGGGCGGTGCTTTTCGGGCGGCTGAACATGGACGAATTCGCGATGGGCGGCTCCACGGAGAATTCCGCGTCCGGCCCGACCTTCAACCCGTGGGACCCGTCGCGAATCCCCGGCGGCTCTTCCGGCGGCTCCGCGGCCGCGGTGGTGGCGGACGAAGCCATCGCCACGCTCGGCTCCGACACCGGTGGTTCGGTGCGGCAACCCGCGGCGCTGTGCGGTTGTGTGGGGCTCAAGCCAACCTACGGGCGTGTTTCGCGCTACGGGCTCGTGGCGTTCGCGAGTTCCCTGGATCAGATCGGCCCGTGCGCGAAATCCGTGCACGACGCGGCGACGGTGCTGGGCGCGGTCGCCGGGCACGACCCGCGCGACTCGACCAGTGTCCCCGAGCCCGTGCCGGACTTTGGCGCTTCGCTCGATGGCGGCATCAAGGGCCTCAAGCTTGGATTGCCGAAAGAGTATTTCGTCGGCGGACTCGACCCCGAGGTGAAGTCCGCCGTGGACAGCGCGGTGAAGCAACTGGCGTCGCTCGGCGCCGAGGTGGTGGAGATCTCGTTGCCGCACACCGAATACGCCATCGCCACCTACTACATCATCGCCACAGCCGAGGCGTCGGCAAACCTTGCGCGCTTTGACGGCGTGCGTTACGGCGCGCGCGAGGACGGCGCAGACCCGGTCGAGATGTATTGTCGGACGCGCGGCGCGGGCTTTGGCGCGGAGGTCAAGCGCCGGATCATCCTCGGCACCTACGTGCTGAGCAGCGGCTACCACGACGCCTACTACCTGCGCGCGCAAAGGGTCCGCACGCTCATCCGCCGCGATTTCTTGCGGGCCTTCGAGCAGGTGGATGCCATCGTCACGCCGGTCACGCCGACGGTCGCGTTCAAGGTCGGTGAGAAGTGCGAGGACCCGTTGCAGATGTATCTGTTCGACGTGTTCACGCTCTCGTGCAACCTCGCCGGCATCTGCGGCATCAGCGTGCCGTGCGGCTTTGCGTGTTCGCCGAAGCTCCCGATCGGCCTGCAACTGCTCGGCAAGCCGTTCGACGAGGCAACGATCCTCAAGCTCGCCCACGCCTACGAACAAAGCACTCCGTGGCACAAAGAGAAGCCGCCGCTCGCGGCCTGA